From a single Nicotiana tomentosiformis chromosome 2, ASM39032v3, whole genome shotgun sequence genomic region:
- the LOC104111342 gene encoding phospholipase A1-IIgamma-like: MASMAEKWEHLSGKNNWEGLLNPLDVDLRKYIIQYGELAHVTYDTFIDEKASKYAGASRYSMENLFTRAGLDPLNYKVTKYFYATSSIPLPSAFLVKSLSREAWSKESNFMGYIAVATDEGKVALGRRDIVIAWRGTIQTLEWVNDLEFLLIPGPKVFGDGGLLPLFKPLVHHGFYNIYTSEDPRSKFNQASARDQVLEEVKRLVEEYKNEEVSITVAGHSLGASLATLNAVDIAFNGINKTSSGKEFPVTAFVFASPKVGDLNFQKTFSKLKNLHILRIHNLLDIVPKYPPVGYIDVGEEIIIDTTKSPYLKLNPGDPHTRHNLEGYLHGIDGTQGIGILAGFKLEVNRDLALVNRIWDMLKDEYCIPAAWWTEKHKGMVQQEDGTWLLLDREDYDLVREI, from the exons ATGGCTAGCATGGCTGAGAAATGGGAGCATCTTAGTGGCAAAAACAATTGGGAAGGGCTTTTAAACCCATTGGATGTTGATCTTCGTAAATACATCATTCAATATGGAGAATTAGCTCATGTAACTTATGACACCTTCATCGATGAGAAAGCATCCAAATATGCAGGAGCTAGCAGATACTCGATGGAAAATCTTTTTACTAGAGCTGGACTTGACCCACTCAATTATAAAGTAACCAAATACTTTTATGCAACTTCATCCATTCCACTTCCTAGTGCTTTCCTTGTTAAATCATTGTCAAGGGAAGCATGGAGTAAGGAATCAAACTTTATGGGGTATATTGCTGTGGCTACTGATGAGGGTAAAGTTGCACTGGGAAGGAGGGATATTGTAATTGCTTGGCGAGGAACAATTCAGACACTGGAGTGGGTTAATGACCTTGAATTTTTACTTATTCCAGGACCAAAAGTATTTGGTGATGGGGGTTTACTTCCTTTGTTCAAGCCATTGGTGCATCATGGCTTCTATAATATTTATACATCAGAAGATCCACGTTCAAAGTTTAATCAGGCTAGTGCCAGAGACCAG GTTCTTGAAGAAGTGAAAAGATTGGTTGAGGAATACAAAAATGAAGAGGTTAGCATAACAGTTGCTGGCCATAGCTTAGGTGCATCACTTGCAACCCTAAATGCAGTTGACATAGCTTTCAATGGTATTAACAAAACGAGCAGTGGCAAGGAGTTTCCAGTGACAGCTTTTGTATTCGCAAGTCCTAAAGTTGGGGATCTCAATTTTCAAAAGACCTTTTCCAAACTGAAAAATCTTCATATCCTAAGAATTCATAACCTATTAGACATTGTTCCGAAATACCCACCCGTCGGGTATATAGACGTTGGGGAGGAAATAATAATTGACACCACAAAATCCCCGTATTTGAAGCTTAATCCAGGAGACCCGCACACAAGGCATAATTTGGAGGGTTACTTGCATGGAATTGATGGAACTCAAGGAATAGGAATTTTAGCAGGTTTTAAACTAGAGGTGAATCGTGATCTCGCACTTGTCAACAGGATATGGGACATGCTAAAAGATGAATACTGTATACCTGCCGCTTGGTGGACTGAGAAGCACAAAGGAATGGTTCAACAAGAAGATGGAACTTGGCTTCTTTTGGATCGCGAGGACTATGACTTAGTCAGAGAGATATGA